One region of Streptomyces capillispiralis genomic DNA includes:
- a CDS encoding ATP-grasp domain-containing protein codes for MENARGVLLLSHVGFSFMEDLASAVTARGLEIYVLSSLPEEEHRAARPGQLADLADDVRVTAAHVLTPDDVESYLDHLHRTGRDVACCLTVWEGYRPLMALANARLGVPDLDEKQALALRDKLTLRNRLADAGLSNARARALTPDTLAAHQRGDGRYFVKPVSGIASFGTFPLTPDTTWTDLEALAAEARADTVYASALTSAEHGTPDVRFLVEDYVPGRECSFEVLAVDGVPHVVAVHEKCEVTETAGAVLENACVSPPVGLTTGQIADGLTWVRRVFDLLGLDWGCFHIEARHTPEHGWDLIEVNPRVGGSLISPSVAELTGGTGLLALWLDLLLAARRPAHFTRFLAGLSYTADGTPPSPNATYFRVFFADPGTLRHVAPNDRLPLAPVLTQIFLHAGDVVAHSAREVFLGQVLWRMDLADRDDVLARLVPASAHAIETAYEPAPGTEQR; via the coding sequence ATGGAAAACGCCAGGGGAGTGCTGCTGTTGAGCCATGTGGGGTTCTCCTTCATGGAAGACCTCGCCTCCGCCGTCACCGCGCGCGGTCTGGAGATCTACGTACTCAGCTCACTGCCCGAGGAAGAGCACCGGGCCGCGCGGCCCGGGCAACTGGCGGACCTCGCCGACGACGTCCGCGTCACCGCCGCGCACGTCCTGACCCCCGACGACGTCGAGTCCTACCTCGACCATCTGCACCGCACCGGCCGCGACGTCGCCTGCTGCCTCACCGTCTGGGAGGGCTACCGCCCCCTGATGGCGCTGGCCAACGCCCGCCTCGGCGTGCCCGACCTGGACGAGAAGCAGGCCCTCGCCCTGCGCGACAAGCTCACCCTGCGCAACCGTCTCGCCGACGCCGGCCTCAGCAACGCCCGCGCCCGCGCCCTCACCCCCGACACCCTCGCCGCACACCAGCGGGGCGACGGCCGCTACTTCGTCAAACCCGTGAGCGGCATCGCCTCCTTCGGCACCTTCCCGCTCACCCCCGACACCACCTGGACCGACCTCGAGGCACTCGCCGCCGAGGCCCGCGCCGACACGGTCTACGCCAGCGCCCTCACCAGCGCGGAGCACGGCACCCCGGACGTCCGGTTCCTCGTGGAGGACTACGTTCCCGGCCGGGAGTGCAGCTTCGAGGTCCTGGCCGTCGACGGCGTCCCCCATGTCGTCGCCGTCCACGAGAAGTGCGAGGTCACCGAGACCGCGGGCGCCGTCCTGGAGAACGCCTGCGTCAGCCCCCCGGTCGGCCTCACCACCGGGCAGATCGCCGACGGCCTCACCTGGGTGCGGCGCGTCTTCGACCTCCTCGGCCTCGACTGGGGCTGCTTCCACATCGAGGCCCGCCACACCCCCGAGCACGGCTGGGACCTCATCGAGGTCAACCCCCGCGTCGGCGGCAGCCTGATCTCCCCGAGCGTCGCCGAACTCACCGGCGGCACGGGCCTGCTCGCCCTCTGGCTCGACCTGCTGCTCGCCGCCCGCCGCCCGGCCCACTTCACCCGCTTCCTCGCCGGGCTGTCGTACACGGCCGACGGCACCCCGCCGAGCCCGAACGCCACGTACTTCCGGGTCTTCTTCGCCGACCCCGGCACGCTGCGGCACGTGGCCCCGAACGACCGGCTCCCGCTGGCGCCGGTCCTCACCCAGATCTTCCTGCACGCGGGCGACGTGGTCGCGCACTCCGCCCGCGAGGTGTTCCTCGGCCAGGTGCTGTGGCGGATGGACCTGGCGGACCGGGACGACGTCCTGGCCCGTCTGGTGCCCGCCTCCGCGCACGCGATCGAGACCGCCTACGAGCCCGCGCCCGGGACGGAGCAGCGATGA
- a CDS encoding ATP-grasp domain-containing protein: protein MSHLTPTPPSYDTFTPTPYATPYENPGPTPDDRAAPAGAAPLFLIVDYNLSRIDEVRHLAERARARHGARVVLIRAEPGDTDRAVADEVIDLDPLRPDFAVMGEKLLTARRDRIRAGIVFSDNAVHSGADLLHRLGVPVDAPHLAEGAFSKYHYRLAESLASELLRAQGVMTPAFTRIASLDQLRRFAAEHPAGFVVKPSAEGNNRGVVAVRPGDDLTAAFAEVLPYLDGGVICEELIPHAREFSFDGLGDLEFLTEKVSATGRYPVEIAQVLPAALAPHEEATLKRAGRLANLLVGQCHGPFHNEIKLSDDGREAAVVEPNRRPAGMRIWALARWVYGIDLHHLWVDTAFGGTALPDRLTPGCEAATVMLGVSHDVSFSPADVPPGADPFADAVAATAAHLGLGEGELTVTEFSWLAPGRRELHAVARDNADFAAQGCVVLRSPRTGIRPVVHALREAWTHALDRVLAVPAPARKAR, encoded by the coding sequence ATGAGTCACCTCACCCCCACGCCCCCCTCGTACGACACCTTCACGCCGACGCCGTACGCCACCCCGTACGAGAATCCCGGCCCCACCCCGGACGACAGGGCCGCCCCCGCCGGCGCCGCCCCCCTCTTCCTGATCGTCGACTACAACCTGAGCCGTATCGACGAGGTCAGGCACCTGGCCGAGCGCGCCCGCGCGCGGCACGGCGCGCGTGTCGTGCTGATCCGGGCGGAGCCGGGGGACACGGACCGGGCCGTCGCCGACGAGGTGATCGACCTGGACCCGCTGCGGCCCGACTTCGCGGTGATGGGGGAGAAGCTGCTCACCGCCCGCCGCGACCGCATCCGGGCGGGCATCGTCTTCTCCGACAACGCCGTGCACAGCGGCGCGGACCTCCTGCACCGCCTCGGGGTGCCGGTCGACGCGCCGCACCTCGCCGAGGGCGCCTTCTCCAAGTACCACTACCGCCTCGCCGAGTCCCTCGCCTCCGAACTGCTGCGCGCGCAGGGCGTGATGACGCCCGCCTTCACCCGGATCGCCTCCCTGGACCAGCTGCGGCGGTTCGCCGCGGAGCACCCGGCGGGATTCGTCGTCAAACCGTCCGCCGAGGGCAACAACCGGGGCGTGGTCGCGGTCCGCCCCGGCGACGACCTGACCGCCGCGTTCGCCGAGGTGCTGCCCTATCTGGACGGCGGTGTGATCTGTGAGGAACTCATCCCGCACGCCCGCGAGTTCTCCTTCGACGGTCTCGGGGACCTGGAGTTCCTCACCGAGAAGGTCAGCGCCACCGGCCGCTACCCCGTGGAGATCGCCCAGGTCCTTCCCGCCGCGCTCGCACCCCACGAGGAAGCCACCCTGAAGCGCGCCGGACGCCTGGCCAACCTGCTGGTCGGCCAGTGCCACGGCCCCTTCCACAACGAGATCAAGCTCAGCGACGACGGCCGTGAGGCGGCCGTCGTGGAACCCAACCGCCGCCCCGCCGGCATGCGGATCTGGGCCCTGGCCCGCTGGGTCTACGGCATCGACCTGCACCACCTGTGGGTCGACACCGCCTTCGGCGGCACCGCCCTGCCCGACCGGCTCACCCCCGGCTGCGAGGCGGCCACCGTGATGCTGGGCGTCTCCCACGACGTGTCCTTCAGCCCCGCCGACGTACCCCCCGGCGCCGACCCCTTCGCCGACGCCGTCGCCGCCACCGCCGCACACCTCGGACTCGGCGAGGGCGAACTCACCGTCACGGAGTTCTCCTGGCTGGCACCCGGCCGCCGCGAGCTGCACGCCGTCGCCCGCGACAACGCCGACTTCGCCGCCCAGGGCTGCGTCGTCCTGCGCTCGCCCCGGACCGGCATCCGCCCCGTCGTCCACGCGCTGCGCGAGGCCTGGACCCACGCCCTGGACCGGGTGCTCGCCGTTCCCGCTCCCGCCCGGAAGGCCCGGTGA
- a CDS encoding NAD(P)/FAD-dependent oxidoreductase yields the protein MDATAVPGPGTSARGPGTEADPEIVADLAVVGAGPAGLYAASCAGFRGLSTVLVDALAEPGGQIAALYPEKRIYDVAGRAAVRGRELVGELVAQAAAFDPVWLLGRTATTLTPGDRGGWLVGLDDDGRGAPRAGRSSRAARIRAGAVLVTAGLGRPTPRSLPALRPFEGRGVAYHVPRLEEHRGRDVVVVGGGDSAVDWALALAPLAASVTVVHRRRAFRAHEYSVKQMYASGVRVLTDTQVTRLHGTDRVQQVTVEDRDGQVTVLPAQAVVAALGFATSLGPLAGWGLATEDRLIAVDRAMRTSLPGVYAAGDICTYEGRVPLISVGFGEAATAANHAAVALRPGARLAPEHSTDREPTPPAEPVAPHGPAAPTPEPSA from the coding sequence ATGGATGCGACCGCGGTGCCGGGCCCGGGTACCTCCGCCCGCGGCCCCGGCACGGAGGCCGACCCGGAGATCGTCGCGGACCTGGCCGTCGTGGGCGCGGGGCCCGCCGGTCTCTACGCCGCCTCCTGCGCGGGGTTCCGCGGCCTGTCGACCGTGCTGGTGGACGCGCTGGCCGAACCCGGCGGGCAGATCGCGGCGCTCTACCCGGAGAAGCGGATCTACGACGTGGCGGGCCGGGCCGCGGTCCGGGGCCGCGAGCTGGTCGGCGAACTCGTCGCCCAGGCCGCCGCGTTCGACCCCGTGTGGCTGCTGGGCCGTACCGCCACCACCCTGACGCCCGGCGACCGGGGCGGCTGGCTCGTCGGACTGGACGACGACGGACGCGGCGCACCCCGTGCCGGCCGGTCCTCGCGCGCCGCCCGGATACGGGCCGGTGCCGTACTCGTCACCGCCGGTCTCGGCCGGCCCACCCCCCGCTCCCTCCCCGCGCTGCGGCCCTTCGAGGGGCGCGGGGTGGCGTACCACGTGCCGCGCCTGGAGGAGCACCGCGGCCGGGACGTGGTGGTCGTCGGCGGCGGGGACAGCGCCGTCGACTGGGCGCTGGCCCTCGCGCCGCTCGCCGCGTCGGTCACGGTGGTCCACCGCAGACGGGCCTTCCGCGCCCACGAGTACAGCGTCAAGCAGATGTACGCCTCCGGTGTGCGGGTGCTGACGGACACCCAGGTGACGCGACTCCACGGCACGGACCGCGTCCAGCAGGTCACCGTCGAGGACCGCGACGGGCAGGTCACCGTGCTGCCCGCCCAGGCGGTGGTCGCCGCGCTGGGCTTCGCCACCAGCCTCGGCCCGCTCGCCGGCTGGGGCCTGGCCACCGAGGACCGGCTCATCGCCGTCGACCGGGCGATGCGGACCAGCCTGCCCGGCGTCTACGCCGCCGGGGACATCTGCACCTACGAGGGCCGGGTCCCGCTGATCTCCGTCGGCTTCGGCGAGGCGGCCACCGCCGCCAACCACGCCGCCGTCGCCCTGCGGCCGGGCGCCCGCCTCGCCCCGGAACACTCCACCGACCGCGAACCCACGCCCCCGGCCGAGCCCGTCGCACCCCACGGGCCCGCCGCCCCCACCCCGGAGCCGTCGGCATGA
- a CDS encoding aminotransferase class V-fold PLP-dependent enzyme, with the protein MPLSRRAILAGSGVAASSLALGAPQASAAPVSDAAARPFDPHDWRSVRAQFLLDPSYAHLSNFFFASMPAPVREALARYRRGFDENPYNFLDDNMFGREEDMIWRDVCAAAAEYVGGRPEEIALTSSTTMGLALIYNGLTLRPGQEILTTTHEFYPHHESIRLAALRSGGSTRKIPLYESSFRYRPEEAVARIRAAIRPHTRVLGVTWVHSGTGVRLPIRQIADVVRDVNRQRDDADRLLLVVDGVHGFGAVDEEVAAMGCDFFAAGTHKWILGPHGTGLVWAKPENWALLTPTIPSIMTKEPQDAWRQNRPPNGPTQASWISPGGFFAYEHQWAVIEAFRFIQRIGRRRIHDRIAELNGALKQGLARMPHVTLHTPVRSEHSAGFVCFDVQGHTPKEVVRILRERRVVASGTPYAVSHARLSAGIVNFPHEIEKTLAIINGLK; encoded by the coding sequence GTGCCCCTTTCACGACGCGCCATTCTCGCCGGGTCCGGCGTCGCCGCATCCTCTCTCGCGCTCGGCGCCCCCCAGGCCTCGGCCGCCCCCGTGAGCGACGCCGCGGCCCGGCCCTTCGACCCGCACGACTGGAGGTCCGTACGCGCCCAGTTCCTGCTGGACCCCAGTTACGCGCATCTGTCGAACTTCTTCTTCGCGTCGATGCCGGCCCCGGTGCGCGAGGCCCTCGCCCGCTACCGCCGCGGCTTCGACGAGAACCCGTACAACTTCCTCGACGACAACATGTTCGGCCGCGAGGAGGACATGATCTGGCGGGACGTGTGCGCGGCGGCGGCCGAGTACGTGGGCGGCCGCCCCGAGGAGATCGCCCTGACCAGCAGTACGACCATGGGGCTGGCGCTCATCTACAACGGCCTGACCCTGCGGCCGGGCCAGGAGATCCTCACCACCACCCACGAGTTCTATCCGCACCACGAGTCGATCCGGCTCGCGGCGCTGCGGTCGGGCGGCAGCACCCGGAAGATCCCGCTGTACGAGTCGTCGTTCCGCTACCGCCCCGAGGAGGCCGTGGCCCGCATCCGTGCCGCGATCCGCCCACACACCCGGGTCCTCGGTGTCACCTGGGTGCACTCCGGAACGGGGGTGCGGCTGCCGATCCGGCAGATCGCCGACGTCGTGCGGGACGTCAACCGGCAGCGGGACGACGCCGACCGGCTGCTGCTCGTCGTCGACGGGGTCCACGGCTTCGGTGCCGTCGACGAGGAGGTCGCCGCGATGGGCTGCGACTTCTTCGCCGCCGGCACCCACAAGTGGATCCTCGGCCCGCACGGCACCGGCCTGGTGTGGGCCAAGCCCGAGAACTGGGCACTGCTCACGCCCACCATTCCGAGCATCATGACCAAGGAGCCACAGGACGCCTGGCGCCAGAACCGCCCGCCGAACGGCCCCACGCAGGCCTCCTGGATCAGCCCCGGCGGCTTCTTCGCCTACGAGCACCAGTGGGCCGTGATCGAGGCGTTCCGGTTCATCCAGCGGATCGGCCGCCGCCGTATCCACGACCGCATCGCGGAGCTGAACGGCGCGCTCAAGCAGGGCCTGGCCCGGATGCCGCACGTCACCCTGCACACGCCGGTCCGCTCGGAGCACTCGGCCGGCTTCGTCTGCTTCGACGTGCAGGGCCACACGCCCAAGGAGGTCGTCCGCATCCTGCGCGAGCGCCGGGTCGTCGCCAGCGGCACCCCGTACGCCGTCAGCCACGCGCGCCTGTCCGCCGGCATCGTCAACTTCCCCCACGAGATCGAGAAGACGCTCGCCATCATCAACGGCCTGAAGTAG
- a CDS encoding nitroreductase family protein codes for MDVITAMLTRRSTHHLTRPAPPDDEFAYLLKIAATAPDHGRLHPWRWILLRDDQAAQLTHLARRLKRATSPTTATPAAASPPAPLVATLVFTPTPHHKVPTWEQLAATSAMTNNLQLLLHTRGFASIWRTGTTLQHPRIRRFHGLAASEHLLGWLHIGTATTAPQPRRTLADTATKISTHSAADASEDLPDAAEAASAPPLVDALFPARP; via the coding sequence ATGGACGTCATCACCGCGATGCTCACCCGCCGCAGCACCCACCACCTCACCCGGCCCGCGCCTCCGGACGACGAGTTCGCCTATCTCCTCAAGATCGCCGCGACCGCCCCCGACCACGGCCGGCTCCACCCCTGGCGCTGGATCCTGCTCCGCGACGACCAGGCCGCCCAGCTCACCCACCTCGCCCGCCGCCTGAAGCGCGCCACCTCCCCCACGACCGCCACCCCGGCCGCCGCGTCCCCGCCCGCCCCCCTCGTGGCGACCCTGGTCTTCACCCCCACCCCGCACCACAAGGTGCCCACCTGGGAACAGCTCGCCGCCACCAGCGCCATGACCAACAACCTCCAGCTGCTGCTGCACACCCGTGGCTTCGCCAGCATCTGGCGCACCGGCACCACCCTCCAGCACCCCCGGATCCGGCGTTTCCACGGCCTCGCCGCGTCCGAGCACCTGCTCGGCTGGCTGCACATCGGCACCGCGACCACCGCCCCGCAGCCGCGCCGCACGCTCGCCGACACGGCCACCAAGATCAGCACCCACAGTGCCGCCGACGCCTCGGAGGACCTCCCGGACGCGGCCGAGGCGGCGTCGGCCCCGCCCCTCGTCGACGCCCTCTTCCCGGCACGCCCCTGA
- a CDS encoding 2Fe-2S iron-sulfur cluster-binding protein — MTLRQLTILPADRVVLLPDASPLTEVEYETDQRLIPFGCRSGSCGACVVEVLQGGPALGEPDDDELDFLDDLGLSGGAHRLACQCRLRGDVTVRVVDQI; from the coding sequence ATGACCCTTCGCCAACTGACCATCCTCCCGGCGGATCGTGTGGTCCTGCTGCCCGACGCCTCCCCCCTCACCGAGGTCGAGTACGAGACCGACCAGCGGCTCATCCCCTTCGGCTGCCGCTCCGGGTCCTGCGGCGCCTGTGTCGTGGAGGTCCTCCAGGGCGGCCCGGCCCTCGGCGAGCCCGACGACGACGAACTCGACTTCCTCGACGACCTCGGCCTGAGCGGCGGCGCCCACCGCCTCGCCTGCCAGTGCCGGCTCCGCGGCGACGTGACCGTACGCGTCGTCGACCAGATCTGA